TGAGGAACCTTTCCATCAAAATccaccatgtttacttccttaCCCTTTCCTTCAGCCATCTTGTCCCTTAATCCCTTCACCAAGTGAGCAAGCTCCCCGGACTTGACGGCCTCTTCAATCCTCTTTTTAAGCTGGAAGCAATCATTAGTATAGTGGCCCTTTTCTTCATGAAATTCACAGTATTGGGTGGAATTTTCGTTCTTCTTGCTTTTAaggagaggcctgggaggtcgAAAGCTTTGCTTCACTTCCTCTGTGGCAAGAATCTCTTGAGGGGTCTTGGTAAGGGGTGTGAAGTTTGTGGCCTTCTCCCTGCTTGGAGGGTTTCGGCTTTCAGACCTTCGTTGCTCTGAACCCCTTTGGCGTCTGTCATAGGAGTTGAAGTTTCCCTTTTTCCTAGCTGGACTGTTACCACGCCAATTAGAtcccctttttctttgttcttttaTGTCTACAGCCTCCTCTCCTCTGATGTGGGCTTCGGCCCTTGCgagagcttcttccaaggtttttgGCAGGGACTTGTTGAAATCCCTGGTAAGGTACTTAGAGGTAATGGCATTCATGAAGCCGGCTACTTTCATCTTCTCATCTGCCCATACATACATCAGACTTTCCTTTTTGTACCTTTCTATGAACTCTCGAAGGCTCTCGTCATCCCtttgttttatctggaagattactGTAGCATCTTTAACATATCGCCTCTGTTGGGAGAAGTTGGCCAGGAACCCCTTGCTAAGGTCATCGAAGCTTCGAACGCTTCGAGCAGGTAAATCATTGATCCAGATCCTGGCTGATCCGACAAGGGTTCGCATGAACATTAgacaacattcagcatttgaccatttctCAATCCTAGCAGCACTAGTGAAGATCTTCAGggtcttcagtcccatcatatgtTTTGATGTGGGCCGGCATCTTGATCTTCGTTTGGAAATCATAGTCAGCGATTTGCTGAGAGAAGCATGACAAGTTGCTTGGTTTATAAGGCTTGGCCAGATCTTCTTCCACTCTTGCACCTGTGTTGTTTGGCCAGATCTTCTTCCACTCTTGCACctgtgttgttgttgttattgttgttccctTGGGTGGCCAACACTTGACTAAAAAGTGTTGCCACGGGAAGCTTGCCATCatctgtgtcacaccccaaccgatggcggaaacatcgggatgagacgtacaaactgttcaaagacatcataacactaaatgtgacaatataattaaattccATTTATTAAAATAGCAAAGTTTCATACAATGTCAAAAGAAATAACAAACATGGAACATAGTTTTATTTCaaggtgggtttctaagccatcctatttatttcttcaaatcttgacttcctcatcctgcagtatgcatttaaaataaagtcaacaaaacatgttggcgagtatacaagtttgaatatagtatattatgtttgaaatagtttaacatgatcaaatccacgtgactacatgatttcatattaactgttatactcgtaacgatgaatctatgtgttcaaaccaaagtttaacgcaattaacatagcctaacccaaaaagggtggtaacatgagtaacatagaataaatcctaacaatacccataatattatgggaggggcgttacaacctacagcgctgccattgttaggggaggcttgcaaagttaatgaacacataatcataaatgtttaacattagcataacatgattaacatgagtcaaatagattcacatgaaatgtggattgacagtgcaaaaatgtttaacatagtgtttttgatataggaaatgcatacagcacccaaaatgtgataaaatagaaaatgggtcatgtatactcaccttagagtgcgttgcgtatttcttggaataaTTAAGAATCAAGGATTTCCCAAGAGGATgagcacaagagaattaccctattaattttgaggatttgattaattattGGGAATTTAGGGATTATTGAAATAACAAgacataaaaataataataatcatatgtttcataaaatataagacaatttatttataaataaatgagtaaaataAATACTGATTTTTATATGATAATATTACTGATTTTaccaaaataatataaatattattactaaaTTGAATAATAACTCTTGATTATTATGCACTTAAAaatgacaatatatatatatatataaatattatagatttaaaataataaatctgataaTAATTCTAATAAAATAGTAACCTATGTATTatataataattctgaaaatataaattctgatttaaataaataatacaaattctgattaaaatgataaaatataaattctgattaaaatattattttaaataataattctgattatataAATAgcaaaaataataattctgatttttttaataatatatcagatttaaaatataaataaatctatttaataaatctgttttaatattaataataatattaataaatctgtttttatagaaattctgatttaaacaaggattaatatttctgaaaaaaatatgttaatatatctgtttattaataataataataatatttataaatctgttttaataaataaaataatagtaaTACTAATTATATTAATAATCTGTtagaattaataataataattatataaatctGCTTATAATATTctgataatgataataataataataatgataataataataataataataataataataataataataataataataacaaactgATCTATAAATAACTAAAAAAATGAATTCAAAACTgcataattatatataaaaaagaaaGGCGGGAACGGAAAATCCGTACCGGACGGGTCGTCGGCGACGGCAAACGGTGGTGGCTCCGGCGGTTCGAAGGTTCCGGCGACGAGGACGAAGTGGCTTCGGTTTCGAGTCGGGTTGGTTTGTTTCGGTTCTTGGTTTCGGATAAACGAGATGAAAAGGAACGAGTGTATCGAAGTTAGTCGAGTTTATATAGGAGGTTGCAATCGTCGGTTTCGGAACCGAAGGGTCTCAAAAAAAGTCCGGTAACAGTTGATAAGTCGGGGAAGGTGACTGGGTTTGGGCGGTTATATTTTAAATTCGCGTCATTAATGTTAGTTTAAATATAAAtgattctggaagtcttaacaaaTACGAAGGCAGTCTAGTTGGTTGATGCGCGTGTTTGGGAACCAGGGGTCGCGGGTTCGAATCCCGTCGGATGCACATAAACccctttttttttatataacagTTAACATGTAAcctgactaactgggttagccactaactgagttttctaactcagttagtgttgCCCTTTAATAAACTTAACCCAGTTAGCTGATTTAACTGAGTTTTCACTAACGGAGTCAGTTTGACTAACCAAAATgctcaaaatcattaaaaatcagtttaaaatatttatttatttaattttaattattagtttatttatttaaaatattaataaaatagtataaaaatcagtttaacccaaattttgatatttttaccgaattaacgtataaattcccaattttcgtacggtttagggtaatctcttggcaacgaggaatttaagagctgagatttagatggaatttcactgtttttacgtgtttaacatagtttcaacgtgttttcaattgtttcgacaatacatagcattcaaacacaaatatgattAAAACgatgcactttcattatgatttcaagtctcgagtacaattttgaAATAGaatcaaataccacaaaggtacaacttacaaaaatagaaagtacaagtagacttgccaaaaatggaaagattgaaaatacgagatgtcacagtcacaatctgtcacaccccaaccgatggcggaaacatcgggatgagacgtacaaactgttcaaagacatcataacactaaatgtgacaatataattaaattccATTTATTAAAATAGCAAAGTTTCATACAATGTCAAAAGAAATAACAAACATGGAACATAGTTTTATTTCaaggtgggtttctaagccatcctatttatttcttcaaatcttgacttcctcatcctgcagtatgcatttaaaataaagtcaacaaaacatgttggcgagtatacaagtttgaatatagtatattatgtttgaaatagtttaacatgatcaaatccacgtgactacatgatttcatattaactgttatactcgtaacgatgaatctatgtgttcaaaccaaagtttaacgcaattaacatagcctaacccaaaaagggtggtaacatgagtaacatagaataaatcctaacaatacccataatattatgggaggggcgttaccacctacagcgctgccattgttaggggaggcttgcaaagttaatgaacacataatcataaatgtttaacattagcataacatgattaacatgagtcaaatagattcacatgaaatgtggattgacagtgcaaaaatgtttaacatagtgtttttgatataggaaatgcatacagcacccaaaatgtgataaaatagaaaatgggtcatgtatactcaccttagagtgcgttgcgcATTTCTTGGAATAATTAAGAATCAAGGATTTCCCAAGAGGATgagcacaagagaattaccctattaattttgaggatttgattaattattGGGAATTTAGGGATTATTGAAATAACAAgacataaaaataataataatcatatgtttcataaaatataagacaatttatttataaataaatgagtaaaataAATACTGATTTTTATATGATAATATTACTGATTTTaccaaaataatataaatattattactaaaTTGAATAATAACTCTTGATTATTATGCACTTAAAaatgacaatatatatatataatataaatattatagatttaaaataataaatctgataaTAATTCTAATAAAATAGTAACctatttattatataataattctgaaaatataaattctgatttaaataaataatacaaattctgattaaaatgataaaatataaattctgattaaaatattattttaaataataattctgattatataAATAgcaaaaataataattctgattttttaataatatatcagatttaaaatataaataaatctgtttaataaatctgttttaatattaataataatattaataaatctgtttttataaaaattctgatttaaacaaggattaatatttctgaaaaaaatatgttaatatgtctgtttattaataataataatatttataaatcTGTTTTAATACATAAAATAATAGTAATACTAATTATATTAATAATCTGTtagaattaataataataattatataaatctGCTTATAATATTctgataatattaataataataataacaaactgATCTATAAATAACTAAAAAAAATGAATTCGAAACtgcataattatatatataaaaagaaagGCGGGAACGGAAAATCCGTACCGGACGGGTCGTCGGCGACGGCAAACGGTGGTGGCTCCGGCGGTTCGAAGGTTCCAGCGACGAGGACGAAGTGGCTTCGGTTTCGAGTCGGGTTGGTTTGTTTCGGTTCTTGGTTTCGGATAAACGAGATGAAAAGGAACGAGTGTATCGAAGTTAGTCGAGTTTATATAGGAGGTTGCAATCGTCGGTTTCGGAACCGAAGGGTCTCAAAAAAAGTCCGGTAACAGTTGATAAGTCGGGGAAGGTGACTGGGTTTGGGCGGTTATATTTTAAATTCGCGTCATTAATGTTAGTTTAAATATAAAtgattctggaagtcttaacaaaTACGAAGGCAGTCCAGTTGGTTGATGCGCGTGTTTGGGAACCAGCGGTCGCGGGTTCGAATTCGGTCCGATGCACATAAACCCCCTTTTTTTATATAACAGTTAACATGTAAcctgactaactgggttagccagTTGCCCTTTAATAAACTTAACCCAGTTAGCTGATTTAACTGAGTTTTCACTAACGGAGTCAGTTTGACTAACCAAAATgctcaaaatcattaaaaatcagtttaaaatatttatttatttaattttaattattagtttatttatttaaaatattaataaaatagtataaaaaatcagtttaacccaaattttgatatttttaccgaattaacgtataaattcccaattttcgtacggtttagggtaatctcttggcaacgaggaatttaagagctgagatttagatggaatttcactgtttttacgtgtttaacatagtttcaacgtgttttcaattgtttcgacaatacatagcattcaaacacaaatatgattAAAACgatgcactttcattatgatttcaagtctcgagtacaattttgaAATAGaatcaaataccacaaaggtacaacttacaaaaatagaaagtacaagtagacttgccaaaaatggaaagattgaaaatacgagatgtcacagtctcccctactttaggatatttcgtcctcgaaatctaagaggaaaacttttgaaaagatgacatctaatgattcaaaaagagggaaataaatgagactttgatcataatgtttttgtttaggaaaattgatttcatgtatgcatcacatagcacattgtttttCACATAATTTGTCAAATAATTTCACATAGAATAACATAGTATTGTACATAGAATAACATGACGTTACACATAGAATAGCATGTATGATGAAAAcaagataaatttagtttgttcacgatggagtaattattaattgttttagattgcgataataacgtgattcgtgttcccaaacttgaaatgaagataacgctcaaatgtaaatcacataataattgagataacataaaaagagatttatcataaaaatatggattgtcacggaacgtaacataagactattccaaagtgaacgaaatccttttcgaattaaggagacgtgctttggcctaatggacaaatactctcatcgaggagcgactaacgatatttgtccttccagttactacacgtccttaatcgattgggaaaatcgaaactttggcgagatcgaaaatcaaggaatgggactagttgacaagatgcgagtttcacctctaacttgataacatcgtaccctgatgtggttggtactcatccaaagatgagggtccactagaatatgaaatggaaactcccatcaaggtttggatatcactcctaacttgagggtaggtttcgtgcaaaaatcaaatttaagctgaatgaaaatcatcaccaaatatgggaatcacccctgttttgatgaatcatttcgattgtgttacatgagtgtcttcacagcttccatgtgtgtattgtgttagccttaggaaaggctggtatattagaagtccaaaagaatagagagaagcaaggaagagagaagggaatgttgtcttaaacagcaaataatgagaaagctcctaaactatagactaggtaaaagcattcctacttttcctaattccctatagttatggctctgataccaatctggtatcagagtactcctactatagactagggaaaagtatagcaattctacctaattccctatagttatggctctgataccaatatgtcacaccccaaccgatggcggaaacatcgggatgagacgtacaaactgttcaaagacatcataacactaaatgtgacaatataattaaattccATTTATTAAAATAGCAAAGTTTCATACAGTGTCAAAAGAAATAACAAACATGGAACATAGTTTTATTTCaaggtgggtttctaagccatcctatttatttcttcaaatcttgacttcctcatcctgcagtatgcatttaaaataaagtcaacaaaacatgttggcgagtatacaagtttgaatatagtatattatgtttgaaatagtttaacatgatcaaatccacgtgactacatgatttcatattaactgttatactcgtaacgatgaatctatgtgttcaaaccaaagtttaacgcaattaacatagcctaacccaaaaagggtggtaacatgagtaacatagaataaatcctaacaatacccataatattatgggaggggcgttacaacctacagcgctgccattgttaggggaggcttgcaaagttaatgaacacataatcataaatgtttaacattagcataacatgattaacatgagtcaaatagattcacatgaaatgtggattgacagtgcaaaaatgtttaacatagtgtttttgatataggaaatgcatacagcacccaaaatgtgataaaatagaaaatgggtcatgtatactcaccttagagtgcgttgcgtatttcttggaataaTTAAGAATCAAGGATTTCCCAAGAGGATgagcacaagagaattaccctattaattttgaggatttgattaattattGGGAATTTAGGGATTATTGAAATAACAAgacataaaaataataataatcatatgtttcataaaatataagacaatttatttataaataaatgagtaaaataAATACTGATTTTTATATGATAATATTACTGATTTTaccaaaataatataaatattattactaaaTT
Above is a window of Helianthus annuus cultivar XRQ/B chromosome 14, HanXRQr2.0-SUNRISE, whole genome shotgun sequence DNA encoding:
- the LOC110906852 gene encoding uncharacterized protein LOC110906852, giving the protein MGLKTLKIFTSAARIEKWSNAECCLMFMRTLVGSARIWINDLPARSVRSFDDLSKGFLANFSQQRRYVKDATVIFQIKQRDDESLREFIERYKKESLMYVWADEKMKVAGFMNAITSKYLTRDFNKSLPKTLEEALARAEAHIRGEEAVDIKEQRKRGSNWRGNSPARKKGNFNSYDRRQRGSEQRRSESRNPPSREKATNFTPLTKTPQEILATEEVKQSFRPPRPLLKSKKNENSTQYCEFHEEKGHYTNDCFQLKKRIEEAVKSGELAHLVKGLRDKMAEGKGKEVNMVDFDGKVPHKRQRLEAWELQCVCFLPTEKDPLSNPLVVEATVGTLQTSRAYIDTGAATEIMFEKFFNLLSNEERSRLQPSRTSIKGIADIPLKPLGKLTLDVRFSEGQKERIQPLTFVVINIPSNYDVIIGRPGQCAF